The genomic DNA GCGCGGCGAGGACGGTTTCGAGCCGCGCACGTACTCGGTGGACACGGAGGAACGGCCGCCGATGGCGGAAATCGCCGAGTACGCGCGGCGGAAGGCCGCGTAGCCCGCGCCCCCGCGGGGGCGCGGGGCCGTCCCGCGCGAGGTCGTATACGACGCCGCATACGGCCGAAGGGAACGTTTGAGCGTTTCCGACCCGGGCTAGATTTCGAGGCATGGCTTCCACCCGAGGTGCCCAGATCCTCGTCGCGTCCAACCGCGGCCCGGTCTCGTACACGCTGGACGAGACCGGCACGCTGACCAGCAAGCGCGGCGGCGGCGGGCTGGTGTCCGGACTGTCGGCCATCGGCCCCGACGCGGGCGCCCTCTGGGTGTGCTCGGCGCTCGGCGAAGGCGACCGCGAGGCGGTGCGGCGCGGAGTCGGCGAGCCCGGCGTACGGATGCTGGACGTCGACGCAGAGGTCCACGCGGACGCGTACAACGGCATCGCGAACTCGGTCCTGTGGTTCGTCCACCACATGCTGTACCAGACGCCGCTGGAGCCGGTCTTCGACGCGGAGTTCCGGCGCCAGTGGGCGGCCTACGAGACGTACAACCACGCCTTCGCCGCGGCGCTGGCCGAGGAGGCGGCCGAGGGCGCCGCGGTCCTCGTCCAGGACTACCACCTGACGCTGGTCCCGCGGATGCTCCGCGAACTGCGCCCCGACCTGCGGATCGGCCACTTCTCGCACACGCCGTGGGCCCCGTCGGAGTACTTCCGGATGCTGCCCGACGACATCGCGGCGCAGGTGCTGGGCGGGATTCTGGGCGCCGACCGGGCCGCGTTCCTCACCCAGCGCTGGGCGGACGCGTTCACGGACTGCTGTCACGCCGTGCTGGGCCCCGGGATTCCCTCCGGTACCCGGATCGGCGTGCACGGCCTGGGCGCGGACGCGGACTTCCTGCGGGAGCGGGCGCACCGGCCGGACGTCGAGGAGCGGATGGCGGCGCTGCGCGAGGAGGTCGGCGAGGGCCGGAAGACGATCGTGCGGGTGGACCGTACGGAGCTGTCGAAGAACATCGTGCGGGGTCTGCTCGCCTACCGGGAGCTGCTGGCGTCGCGGCCGGACTGGCGCGAGCGGGTCGTCCACGTCGCCTTCGCCTACCCGTCCCGCCAGGACCTGGCGGTCTACCGGGACTACACGGCCGCCGTGCAGCGCCTCGCGGACGAGATCAACGCGGAGTACGGGACGCCGGGCTGGACCCCGGTCGTGCTGCACGTCAAGGACGACTTCGCGCGCTCCCTCGCCGCGTACCGGCTGGCGGACGTGGCCCTCGTGAACCCCATCCGCGACGGCATGAACCTGGTCGCCAAGGAGGTCCCGGTCGTCTCCGACGAGGGCTGCGCGCTGGTGCTGTCCCGGGAGGCGGGCGCGTACGAGGAGCTGGGCGAGGACGCGATCACGGTGAACCCGTACGACGTCGTGGGTACGGCCGTGGCCCTCCACGAGGCCCTCTCGATGCCGGCCGGCGAGCGCGCCGAACGCACGAAGCGGCTGGCCGGGGCGGCGACGGCACTGCCCCCGGCCCGCTGGTTCCTGGATCAGCTGCACGCACTGGACACCTGAACCGGACCCGGGGCGCAGCCGACGGCGTACGCCCCGGGACCGGTCAGCCGAGGCGGGCCGCCAGCGCGTAGAGCAGGCTCACGACTCCGGGCGGGCCGTCGACGACCAGGTCGGCCCGTTCGGCCAGTTCGGTGACCTCGGAGCTGCCGCTGCACACCAGCAGCCCCGGTACGCCGTCCGAGCGGAGTTTGTCGACGGCGGCGAAGGCGGGGAGGTCGCCGAGGTCGTCGCCGGCGTACATGACGGCCTCCGCGCCGGTCTCCCGCGCGTACTCCAGGAGGGCGACGCCCTTGTCCATGCCGGGCGGGCGCAGCTCCAGGACCATGCGGCCGGGTTCGACGATCAGACCGTGGCGGGTGGCGAGGTCGGTGAGGGGTTCGCGCAGGGCCTCGAAGGCGGCCTGGGGGTCGGTGGCGCGGCGGGTGTGCACGGCGACGGCCCGGCCCTTCTCCTCGATCCACGTGCCCTGCCAGGCGCCGATCCGATCGAGGAAGCCGGGGAGTTCCGCGCGGACGGCGGCGACGCCGGGGTGCGGGGCGGGGGCCTTGACGGTGCCGCTGACGGCGTCCCAGCGTTCGGCGCCGTAGTGGCCGAGGACGACGAGGTGCTCCAGGCCGGGGACGCCCGCGAAGCCGCCGTAGCGGACGGCGACACCCGCCGGGCGGCCGGTGATCACCGCGACGGAGGCGACCTTCGGGGCGAGGGCCGCGAGAGCGGGGACCGCGTCGGGGTGCGCGCGGGCCTGATCGGGGTCGGGGACGATCGGGGCGAGCGTCCCGTCGAAGTCGAAGGCGAGAACGGCCCGGCCGGGCCGGGCGAGGATGGCGTCGAGACCGTCGCGCCCGGCCGGGGTCGCGGGCGTCGGCAAAGAGTCCCTGGAGTCCGTGGAGTCCGTATGGCTGCCCATACTCCGACCCTATCCGCGACGGGGCGCGCGCACGCATGGCTCACGCGCGCCCTCATGGCTCAGGGACCTCACGGGGCACGGATGCGCCGGGGCCCCTGTCGTCAGCGCTCCGCGCGGCGGTTCTCGCGGACGCGGCGCAGGCGGTTGACCGTCACCGGGTCGTGGGCGAGGGCGCGGGGGTCGTCCAGGAGGGCGTTGAGCAGCTGGTAGTACCTGACCGGTACCAGGCCCAGCTGCTCGCGTATCGCCCGCTCCTTGGCGCCGGGGCCGCCGAAGCTCCGGCGCTCAAGGGCGAGGACGGCCTGTTCCCGCGGGCTGAGCTCTTCCATGGACGACATGACTGCCAAGGTAACGGCCGGGACCGACAGGCCCCCCGGCGGCGGGGCCCGCGCCCGGGCTCCGGCGGTCGTCCACTCCGCGGTGTCCGACTACTCCGCGATGTCCGACGTGTCCGCCGCGTCCGCCGTGCGCTGGAGCTGCCCCAGGATCGCCGCCGGGTTGCCGCTCGGGCTCACGGCCTTGCCGATCTGCTTCTTGATGTCGGCACTGACGCTCGCCCAGGACGTCTTGCCGACCGGGTACAGCTGGGAGGTCGGGAGTTCCTCCAGGAAGGGACCCATGTCGGCGTCGTCCTTGTCCGCGGCCATCGCCTCCGACGCCGAGTTGGTGACCGGCAGCAGGTCGTACTCGTGGGAGAAGGCGAGCACGTTCTTCTCGTTGTAGACGAAGTCGAGGAAGTCGCCGATCTGCTGCTTGTGGCCGTTCTTGCGGAACGCCGTCATCCAGTCGGCGACGCCCATCGTGGCCTTGGGCCCGCTGTCGACCCCGGGCATCGGCACCATGCCGAACTTCACGCCCTTCTTCGCGGCCATCTTCATCAGCGTCGGATGGCCGCTCAGCATGCCGACCTCGCCCCGCGTGAACGCGGCGAACGCGGCCGCCCGGTTCAGCTTCGCCGGCGCGGTCGGGCCGGTGAGGCCCTTCCCCACCAGCTCGTCCTTCAGCCAGGCGAACGTGGCGACGTTCTGCGCGGAGTCGAGGTTGTAGGTGCCGACACTGCTCAGATAGCCGTCGCCGCCGCTCAGCAGCCACTGCATCGTCTCGGCCTGCGCCTCTTCCGGCCCGAGCGGCAGCGCGTACGGGGTCTTGACGCCGGCCGCCTTGAGCGCCTTCGCGTCGGCGGCCAGCTCGTCCCAGGTCTTCGGCGCGCCGGTGATGCCCGCCTGGGCGAAGAGCTTCTTGTTGTAGAAGAGCAGGCGCGTGGACGCCGCGAACGGCATGCCGTACTGCACCCGGTTCAGCTGCCCGGCGGTGCTCAGTTCCGAGACGAAGTCGGCCTGGACGGGGATGGAGAGCACGTCGTCGGCGGTGTACAGCTTGCCGGCGGCCGCGTAGTCCGCGTACGCCCCGATCTGCGCCATGTCGGGCGCCTTGCCGGCCGCGACCATCTCCTTGACCTTGCGGTCGACGTCGTTCCACGAGTAGACGCTGACCTCGACCTTGATGCCGGGGTGCTTCGCCTCGTACTCCTTGACCAGCGTGTCCCAGTACTTCTGGGAGCTGTTCGCCGACGAGTCGCCGTAATCCGCGGCCACCAGCTTCAGGGTCACGTCGCCGGAGTCCTCCGAGCTGCCGCAGCCCGCGAGTGTCGCTGTCATACCCAGTGCCGACAACACCGCGATCAAACCTGTCGTACGCCGCTGCACTTGCTCTTGCCCCAAACCCTGGTGTCTCACATGCCGATACAAATCAGCTATAAGGTCTACACCACGTAAGTGGACTAGACCTCTTCCGGGTCTACGCGCCACACTGTCCCCGTGAGACATGTCATCGCCCTCGATGTGGGCGGCACCGGGATGAAGGCCGCCCTGGTCGGGGCCTCGGGCGAGCTGCTGCACCAGGCCCGCCGGGCGACCGGGCGGGAGCGCGGTCCGGACGCCGTGGTCGACACCGTCCTCGGCTTCGCGGCCGAACTGCGCGCGTACGGCGAGCGTCATCTCGGCGAACCCGCGGCCGCCGCCGGCGTCGCCGTCCCCGGCATCGTCGACGCCGGCCGCGGCCTCGCCGTCTACGCGGCGAACCTCGGCTGGAGCGACGTACCCATGCGCAAGCTCCTCGGCGAACGGCTGCACGGCGTCCCGGTCGCCCTCGGCCACGACGTGCGCACCGGCGGTCTCGCCGAGGGCCGGATCGGCGCGGGCCGGGGCACCGACCGCTTCCTGTTCGTGGCGCTGGGCACCGGCATCGCGGGCGCCATCGGCATCGACGGCACGGTGGAGGCGGGCGCGCACGGCTTCGCGGGCGAGATCGGCCACATCGTCGTACGCCCCGGGGGGACTCCCTGTCCGTGCGGGCAGTACGGCTGCCTGGAGCGGTACGCCTCCGCCGCGGCGGTCAGCCAGGCCTGGGCACAGGCCTCCGGGAACCCGGACGCGGACGCGGCGAGCTGCGCGCAGGCCGTGGAGTCGGGCGACGAGCGCGCCGTACGGGTCTGGCGCCGGGCCGTGGACGCGCTCGCCGACGGGCTGGTCACCGCGCTCACCCTCCTGGACCCGCGCACCCTGATCATCGGTGGCGGGCTCGCCGAGGCGGGGGAAACCTTGTTCACACCGCTGCGCGCGGCCATGGAACGCCGCGTCACCTTCCAGAAGCTGCCGGCCCTCGTCCCCGCGGCCCTCGGGGACACGGCCGGATGTCTCGGCGCCGGGCTGCTCGCCTGGGACCTGCTCTCGACCCATGACTCTCCGGAGGTAACCGCCTGATGGCCACTAGCAACGTGCTCGCCGGTGCCCGGGTGGTGCTGCCCACGGGGATCGTGGACGGCGGCCGGGTGATCGTCGAGGGAACGCGCATCGCGGGCGCCTCCTCCGAGGACGCCCCGGTCGTGGACCTGTCCGGCCACTGGCTGGTCCCGGGCTTCGTCGATCTGCACAACCACGGCGGCGGCGGCGCGTCCTTCACCTCGGGCACCGCCGAGGAGGTTCTCCGGGGCGTCCACACCCACCGCCTGCACGGCACCACCACCGTCGTCGCCTCCACCGTCACCGGCGAGATGGACGTGCTGGCCCAGCGCGCGGGGCTGCTCTCCGAGCTGGCCGAGCAGGGCGACATCGCCGGCATCCACTTCGAGGGCCCGTTCATCTCGCCGTGCCGCAAGGGCGCCCACTCCGAGGAACTGCTGCGCGACCCGGACCCGGCCGAGGTCCGCAAGCTGATCGACGCGGCGCGCGGCAGGGCGAAGATGGTCACGCTGGCCACCGAACTGCCGGGCGGCATCGACTCCGTACGCCTGCTGGCCGAGCACGGGGTGATCGCCGCGATCGGGCACACGGACGCGACGTACGAGCAGACGGTGGAGGCCATCGACGCGGGTGCGACGGTCGCCACGCACCTGTTCAACGCGATGCCCGCGCTCGGCCACCGCACGCCGGGCCCGATCGCCGCCCTCCTGGAGGACGAGCGGATCACGGTCGAGCTGATCAACGACGGTACGCATCTGCACCCGGCCGCCCTCCAGCTGGCGTTCCATCACGCGGGCGCCGGCCGGGTCGCGTTCATCACGGACGCGATGGACGCGGCGGGCTTCGGCGACGGCCGCTATCTGCTCGGCCCGCTGGAGGTCGAGGTCAGTGAGGGCGTGGCGCGGCTGATGGAGGGCGGTTCGATCGCGGGCTCGACGCTCACGCTGGACCGCGCCCTCAAGCGGGCGGTCACCGTCGACGGGCTGCCGGTCGAGGACGCGGTGGCGGCCCTGTCCGCCAACCCGGCCAGGCTGCTCGGCGTGTACGACCAGGTGGGCTCGCTGGAGCCCGGCAAGGACGCCGACCTGGTGGTTCTTGACGCGGAGTTCACGCTCAAGGGCGTGATGCGCAAGGGCGAATGGGTGGTCGATCCCCAACTGGGGTGATTCATCCACTGGTTGAATGCGGCGGTCGGCCGGGGGACTGGGCCGACCGCCGTCTCCTTTGGCATGATCGAGCCTCCGCAACCGCTGCCGACAGGCGCATCCTGAGAAACGGCTGCGCAGACGAACTTCGAGGGAGGTCGGCCGGTGATCCTCACGGTCACGCTGAACACCGCTCTCGACATCACCTATCGCGTACGGGCGTTGACGCCGCACGCCTCGCACCGGGTGACCGAGATGGCCGAACGGCCCGGCGGCAAGGGCCTGAACGTGGCCCGCGTGCTGGCCGCCCTCGGCCACGAGGTGACGGTGACGGGTTTCACGGGCGGGGCGACGGGCCGCGCCCTGCGGGAGCAGCTCGCGCACACGCCGGGGGTGGTGGACGCGCTCGTGCCGGTCGGCGGCGCGACCCGGCGCACGATAGCGGTGGTCGACGAGACGACCGGTGACACGACTCAGCTCAACGAGCCGGGGCCGACCGTGACGCCCGCCGAGTGGGCCGCCTTCCAGGAGGCGTACGGGGAACTGCTGCGGTCCGCCTCGGCGGTGGCCCTGTGCGGCAGTCTGCCGCCGGGGGTGCCGGTGGGGGCGTACGCCGGTCTGGTCCGCGCCGCACGCGCGCAGGCGGTGCCCGTACTCCTGGACACCAGCGGCGAACCGCTGCGGCGCGGGGTGGCGGCGCGGCCCGACATCGTCAAACCGAACGCCGAGGAGCTGGCCGAACTCACCGGCTCGCACGAGCCGTGGCAGGCCACGCGCGACGCCCGACGTCGCGGGGCGAACACGGTGGTGGCTTCGCTGGGTGCCGAGGGCCTGCTGGCCGTGAACGCGGAGGGCCACTGGCGGGCCACCCCGCCGCACCGGGTCCGGGGCAATCCGACGGGGGCGGGCGACTCGGTGGTCGCGGGCCTGCTGTCGGGCCTGGTGGACCAGCTGCCGTGGCCCCGGCGCCTGGCCCGGGCGGTGGCCCTGTCCGCGGCGACGGTGCTGTCCCCGGTGGCGGGCGAGTTCGACCGCCGGACGTACGAGGAGCTCCTGGACCGGGTCGCGGTGACGGGGGACGCCACCGCGGCGTAGAACCGCCGGACCGCCGGAACCAACGGACCGCTGGAACCGCCGGCCGGGCCGTGGCCCGGCCTCCTGCGGCGGACTAGTCCTTGACCTTGCCTGCCTTCAGCCACAGCTGGTCCAGGAGGATGTTGCACTTGTCGCCGTCCTGGCAGGAGATCGAGATCGTGTTGGTGCCCTTGGTGAGCGTGGGCCACGCGTAGGTCTTCATCCAGCCCTTCGCGGGGTCGGTGGCGCCCGTGAAGTTGCCCAGGTTCAGCTTGCTGCCGAACGTCTTGTTGTTGACCGTGACGGTCATCGACTGGTTCTCGCCGACGACGTTGTAACGCGCGAAGACGGTGTAGAGGCCGTCCTTGGGGATGCCGTTGACGGTCCAGGTGACCTGGGCGCCGACGGTGCTGAGACCCGACACGTAGATCCCGCCGTCGGCCTTGGCGCCCTCGACGTCCGACGCGGTCGTCGCGCCGCCGTCCAGCTTCAGCGCCTTGGCGTCGATGGTGGGCAGCTTGCCGGCCTCCGGCGACTTCTGGCCGGCCGACTTGCTCGGCTCCGCGCTCTGGGCGGCCGTGGGGGTCGAGCCCGCCTCGCTGCCGTTCTTGTCGTCGTCCGAGTCGCCGCCGACCATGACGACGGTGATGCCGATCACCACGGCGGCGACCACGGCGATCGCGCCGATCAGCAGCCCCTTGGTGTTGGGGCCCCGGCCCCGCCCGCCGCCCACCGGCGCCTGCCGGGAGGTGACCGCGCCGCCGGGCACGGTCTCGGGCGCCGCGTAGTGCGCGTTGGGCTGGCCGTACCCCGGCTGCTGCTGCCCGTAGGTCCCCTGCTGCGGGACCTGGCCGTACGCGGCGGTGGCGTTCTGCTGGCCGTACTGCCGCTCACCCACCGCCCGCACCCGGTTCACCGAACCCGGGTAGCCGTAACCGCCACCACCGCTGGGCGGGGTGGCTCCGTTGGCCTGACCATCGGCGTAGAGATAGCCGAACGGGTCGTCGTCCTCGGGCGTGCTCGCGCCGTTGTTGCCGGGCGTCATCCCTTGGTACTCCTCAGCGGTGCGGGTTCAGATGGGTGCGTGGATGAATGGCGAGCCTACCCGCTCCCAGGGGGTCAAACAGGTGGCCTTCACCTCATCAACCCACTGACCTGGTACTTACCCCGCACGTCGATGCTGTTTGGGACGAGACCGTTTCTCCACGTACATCCGCTCGTCAGCGGATTTCAATACCTCGTCCGCCGTCATGCCGCAGTGTGCCCATCCGATGCCGAAGCTGGCGCCGACGCGCATCGTGCGGCCGTCGACCCGGACCGGCTGGATGATCTCGTTGCGCAGCCGCACCGCGAGGTCCTGGGCATCGGCCCGGCCGAGCCCGTCGGCGAGGACTACGAACTCGTCGCCGCCGAGCCGGGCGACCGTGTCCCCGTCCCGTACCGCCCCGCTCAGCCGTCTGGCGACCTCGATCAGCACGGCGTCGCCGGCGTTGTGCCCGAAGCGGTCGTTGATCGACTTGAAGCCGTCGAGGTCGCAGAAGAGGACCGCGAGCCCCTTGGTCCCGTCGTCGGTCTGCCCCTCGGGGGCGACGGTGTGGACGTGGTGGTCGAAGGCGTCGTACGGCCCCGGCCCCTGGGTGAAGTCGAACCCGTGTCCGTGCCCCGGCTGCTCTCCGTGTCCGCTCGTGTCGTACGCCGCCGGGTGCTCCGTCGTGTACTGGCCGTGCGCGTAGGCCGCGTCGAGGGACTCGACGGCGCCCAGCTCCGCGGACTGCGGGCGCCGGCACAGGCGGGCGGAGAGGCGGGAGCGCAGCTCGGCGGAGTTCGGCAGCCCGGTGAGGGAGTCGTGGGAGGCGCGGTGGGCGAGCTGGAGCTCGCGGCGCTTGCGCTCCTCGATGTCCTCGACGTGCGTGAGCAGGAAGCGCGGACCGTCGGCGGCGTCCGCGACGACCGAGTTGCGCAGGGACACCCAGACGTAGGTGCCGTCGCGCCGCCCGAGCCGCAGCTCGGCCCGGCCGCCCTCGGCGGAGGTGCGCAGCAGGGTGCCGATGTCCTCGGGGTGGACGAGGTCGGAGAACGAGTAGCGGCGCATCGCCGAGGCGGGGCGGCCCAGGAGGCGGCACAGGGCGTCGTTGGTGCGCAGTATTCGCCCGTGCTGGTCGCCGCCCATCTCGGCGATGGCCATGCCGGAGGGCGCGTACTCGAAGGCCTGCCGGAACGACTCCTCGCTGGCGCGCAGGGCCTGCTGCTCGCGCTCCAGCCGGACCAGGGCGCGCTGCATGTTCGCTCTGAGACGGGCGTTGCTGATCGCGATCGCGGCCTGGAACGCGTACATCTGGAGAGCCTCGCGCCCCCACGCGCCGGGCTTGCGGCCGTTGCGCGGCCGGTCGACGGAGAGCACGCCGATCAGCTCGCCGCACGAGGCGCCCTGGACGCCGGGGGTGTACATCGGCGCGAAGAGCCGGTCGGAGGGGTGCCACTCGTCCTCGAAGCGGGGCTCGGGGCCGTCGGTGTACCACTGCGGTACGTCGTCCTCGTCGAGGACCCAGCCCTCGGTATGCGGTATGAACCGCAGGTCGCCCCAGGCCTCACCCATGTCGAGGCGGCGGTCCCAGGAGACGCGGGAGCCGACGCGGCCGGTGATCAGTGCCTCGGCGGCGGAGTTGCCGGCGAAGGCGGCGACCACGAGGTCGCCGTCCGGGCGTACGAGGTTGACACAGGCCAGCTCGTAGCCGAGGCCGTTGACCACGCCGTCGGCGACGGTCTGCAGCGTGTCCGCCAGGCTCCGCGCGGTGTTCATGTCCGCCATGACCTGATGCAGCTGCCGCAGGGTCGTAAGGCGGACGTACGGCTCCGACTCGGTCTCCATTCGCCCTCCCCTCGAGACCTCGCAGCAACTCCAGGGACTCTTCGGCGTACTTCTCGCGTACTTCTGCGTTCTACGGTTCTCTCAGCGTCCCCGCCACTGAATCACAGCGCGCTCCCCACTCGGTACACAGGGTCAACAAAATATGGCACCTGTGACTCAAGTCACAGAAGAAGATGAACATTTGAGTAGAGTTTCTGCGTTTCCCTTGTGCGTTTACTGAACACAATTCAGGTCTCTGTGCAGACCCTGTGACCATAAGCGTTCATACGTTTCCGTTCGCACATGATGACCTGGGTCCTGGGACCCGGTACCACGCCGGTACTACGACGGTCCTAGGACCCGGTACTACGACTCGGATCGGGCCTTGGTCCGATGTGGTCCTCGGCGCCGGAGACTAGCGTTTCGGCGTGCTGAACACTCCCCCTGCCCTACCTCCCGCCGCCGTACCCGCCGCCCCTCCCGTGCATGCTGAGGGGGTGAGCAACGACGAGTTCCGCGCCGCCATGTCCCGGCTGGCCGCGGGTGTGGTCCTGGTGACCGCGCACGAGCCCGCGCTGGATCCGGACGGCCCGGGCGGCGAGGACATCGGCATGACGGCGACCGCGTTCGTGTCCGTGTCCTTGGACCCGCCGCTGGTCATGGTCAGCCTGCGCGAGGGCTCCCGCATGGACGACCTGCTCGCCGAACAGCCCCTGTGGGCCGTCTCCGTGCTCTCCGACAACCAGCGGCACATCGCGGGCCGCTTCGCGATGAAGGGCCGCATCAGCGACCGTCTGCTGTTCCAGGACATCCCGTACGTCCGCGGGGAGGCCGCCGGGGCACTCCTGGTGGGCGGCGCCCTGGCGACCCTGGAGTGCCGCACGGAACAGCGGGTGGCGGCCGGCGACCACACGCTCGTCATCGGCCGCGTTCTGACGGCGGACGTACCGGGCGCGGACGGCGGACCGCTGGTGCATTTCCGGGGACGGTACCGGCACTTGGAGTAATCGGCACCCGGAGCAATCGACGCCGGGCGCAATCGGCGCTGGGCGTAGTGCCGGGCGTAATCGGCGCCGGGCGTATTCGGCGCCGGGATCGGCGCCAGGAGTAATCGGTGCTTGGGGCAGGGCGACCGGTGCGTGGGCCGGCCCCGCCTCCTCACTTCTCGGTGAGCGTCGGTGGGCGCTATCCCCAGTCGCGACCCGTGCGTCCGCGCTTGGTGTCGGAGCGCTGCTTTTTCTCGCGCAAACGCCGCTCATTGATGCCGCGCGGAATGCGGGTCGCCCGCCGGGGCTTCGGCGGCGGCGCGGACGCCTCGGCCAGCAGGGAGGCGAGCCGTACGGCCGCCGTCTCCCGGTTGCGCCACTGCGACCGGTGTTCGGAGGCGCGGACGCTGATGACTCCGTCGACGAGCCGCCCGGCCAGCTTGGCGAGGGCCCGCTCCTTCCACACCGGCGGGAGCGCCTCGGTCTTCGCGAGGTCGAAGCGCAGCTCGACCTGCGAGTCGCTGGTGTTGACGTGCTGCCCACCGGGCCCGGAAGACCGCGAGAAACGCCACATGAGCTCGGCCTCGGGCAGGGAGACGGAGCCGCGGATGACGTAGGGACCGGACATGGGTCCATGGTCGCGCGTATGTCCGGTTCACGTCACCAGGTTTTCGCACGGGCCCTTGGCAAAGAAAGTAAAGAGACCCGGAACCTCAGGTACCCCCCTCGGCGTTCATAGGGGTAGCTGTAGCTTCGTGGCCGTACGAAGCCCATACGTACGGGCACAGCGCACGTACGCAACGAGGGAAGGGACTCCCAACAATGGCTGTAAGCCTGTCCAAGGGTGGCAACG from Streptomyces avermitilis MA-4680 = NBRC 14893 includes the following:
- a CDS encoding alpha,alpha-trehalose-phosphate synthase (UDP-forming) — encoded protein: MASTRGAQILVASNRGPVSYTLDETGTLTSKRGGGGLVSGLSAIGPDAGALWVCSALGEGDREAVRRGVGEPGVRMLDVDAEVHADAYNGIANSVLWFVHHMLYQTPLEPVFDAEFRRQWAAYETYNHAFAAALAEEAAEGAAVLVQDYHLTLVPRMLRELRPDLRIGHFSHTPWAPSEYFRMLPDDIAAQVLGGILGADRAAFLTQRWADAFTDCCHAVLGPGIPSGTRIGVHGLGADADFLRERAHRPDVEERMAALREEVGEGRKTIVRVDRTELSKNIVRGLLAYRELLASRPDWRERVVHVAFAYPSRQDLAVYRDYTAAVQRLADEINAEYGTPGWTPVVLHVKDDFARSLAAYRLADVALVNPIRDGMNLVAKEVPVVSDEGCALVLSREAGAYEELGEDAITVNPYDVVGTAVALHEALSMPAGERAERTKRLAGAATALPPARWFLDQLHALDT
- the otsB gene encoding trehalose-phosphatase translates to MGSHTDSTDSRDSLPTPATPAGRDGLDAILARPGRAVLAFDFDGTLAPIVPDPDQARAHPDAVPALAALAPKVASVAVITGRPAGVAVRYGGFAGVPGLEHLVVLGHYGAERWDAVSGTVKAPAPHPGVAAVRAELPGFLDRIGAWQGTWIEEKGRAVAVHTRRATDPQAAFEALREPLTDLATRHGLIVEPGRMVLELRPPGMDKGVALLEYARETGAEAVMYAGDDLGDLPAFAAVDKLRSDGVPGLLVCSGSSEVTELAERADLVVDGPPGVVSLLYALAARLG
- a CDS encoding DUF3263 domain-containing protein, whose product is MEELSPREQAVLALERRSFGGPGAKERAIREQLGLVPVRYYQLLNALLDDPRALAHDPVTVNRLRRVRENRRAER
- a CDS encoding extracellular solute-binding protein; the encoded protein is MTATLAGCGSSEDSGDVTLKLVAADYGDSSANSSQKYWDTLVKEYEAKHPGIKVEVSVYSWNDVDRKVKEMVAAGKAPDMAQIGAYADYAAAGKLYTADDVLSIPVQADFVSELSTAGQLNRVQYGMPFAASTRLLFYNKKLFAQAGITGAPKTWDELAADAKALKAAGVKTPYALPLGPEEAQAETMQWLLSGGDGYLSSVGTYNLDSAQNVATFAWLKDELVGKGLTGPTAPAKLNRAAAFAAFTRGEVGMLSGHPTLMKMAAKKGVKFGMVPMPGVDSGPKATMGVADWMTAFRKNGHKQQIGDFLDFVYNEKNVLAFSHEYDLLPVTNSASEAMAADKDDADMGPFLEELPTSQLYPVGKTSWASVSADIKKQIGKAVSPSGNPAAILGQLQRTADAADTSDIAE
- a CDS encoding ROK family protein, whose translation is MRHVIALDVGGTGMKAALVGASGELLHQARRATGRERGPDAVVDTVLGFAAELRAYGERHLGEPAAAAGVAVPGIVDAGRGLAVYAANLGWSDVPMRKLLGERLHGVPVALGHDVRTGGLAEGRIGAGRGTDRFLFVALGTGIAGAIGIDGTVEAGAHGFAGEIGHIVVRPGGTPCPCGQYGCLERYASAAAVSQAWAQASGNPDADAASCAQAVESGDERAVRVWRRAVDALADGLVTALTLLDPRTLIIGGGLAEAGETLFTPLRAAMERRVTFQKLPALVPAALGDTAGCLGAGLLAWDLLSTHDSPEVTA
- the nagA gene encoding N-acetylglucosamine-6-phosphate deacetylase, whose product is MATSNVLAGARVVLPTGIVDGGRVIVEGTRIAGASSEDAPVVDLSGHWLVPGFVDLHNHGGGGASFTSGTAEEVLRGVHTHRLHGTTTVVASTVTGEMDVLAQRAGLLSELAEQGDIAGIHFEGPFISPCRKGAHSEELLRDPDPAEVRKLIDAARGRAKMVTLATELPGGIDSVRLLAEHGVIAAIGHTDATYEQTVEAIDAGATVATHLFNAMPALGHRTPGPIAALLEDERITVELINDGTHLHPAALQLAFHHAGAGRVAFITDAMDAAGFGDGRYLLGPLEVEVSEGVARLMEGGSIAGSTLTLDRALKRAVTVDGLPVEDAVAALSANPARLLGVYDQVGSLEPGKDADLVVLDAEFTLKGVMRKGEWVVDPQLG
- a CDS encoding 1-phosphofructokinase translates to MILTVTLNTALDITYRVRALTPHASHRVTEMAERPGGKGLNVARVLAALGHEVTVTGFTGGATGRALREQLAHTPGVVDALVPVGGATRRTIAVVDETTGDTTQLNEPGPTVTPAEWAAFQEAYGELLRSASAVALCGSLPPGVPVGAYAGLVRAARAQAVPVLLDTSGEPLRRGVAARPDIVKPNAEELAELTGSHEPWQATRDARRRGANTVVASLGAEGLLAVNAEGHWRATPPHRVRGNPTGAGDSVVAGLLSGLVDQLPWPRRLARAVALSAATVLSPVAGEFDRRTYEELLDRVAVTGDATAA
- the cdgB gene encoding diguanylate cyclase CdgB, with protein sequence METESEPYVRLTTLRQLHQVMADMNTARSLADTLQTVADGVVNGLGYELACVNLVRPDGDLVVAAFAGNSAAEALITGRVGSRVSWDRRLDMGEAWGDLRFIPHTEGWVLDEDDVPQWYTDGPEPRFEDEWHPSDRLFAPMYTPGVQGASCGELIGVLSVDRPRNGRKPGAWGREALQMYAFQAAIAISNARLRANMQRALVRLEREQQALRASEESFRQAFEYAPSGMAIAEMGGDQHGRILRTNDALCRLLGRPASAMRRYSFSDLVHPEDIGTLLRTSAEGGRAELRLGRRDGTYVWVSLRNSVVADAADGPRFLLTHVEDIEERKRRELQLAHRASHDSLTGLPNSAELRSRLSARLCRRPQSAELGAVESLDAAYAHGQYTTEHPAAYDTSGHGEQPGHGHGFDFTQGPGPYDAFDHHVHTVAPEGQTDDGTKGLAVLFCDLDGFKSINDRFGHNAGDAVLIEVARRLSGAVRDGDTVARLGGDEFVVLADGLGRADAQDLAVRLRNEIIQPVRVDGRTMRVGASFGIGWAHCGMTADEVLKSADERMYVEKRSRPKQHRRAG
- a CDS encoding flavin reductase family protein — protein: MLNTPPALPPAAVPAAPPVHAEGVSNDEFRAAMSRLAAGVVLVTAHEPALDPDGPGGEDIGMTATAFVSVSLDPPLVMVSLREGSRMDDLLAEQPLWAVSVLSDNQRHIAGRFAMKGRISDRLLFQDIPYVRGEAAGALLVGGALATLECRTEQRVAAGDHTLVIGRVLTADVPGADGGPLVHFRGRYRHLE
- the arfB gene encoding alternative ribosome rescue aminoacyl-tRNA hydrolase ArfB; translated protein: MSGPYVIRGSVSLPEAELMWRFSRSSGPGGQHVNTSDSQVELRFDLAKTEALPPVWKERALAKLAGRLVDGVISVRASEHRSQWRNRETAAVRLASLLAEASAPPPKPRRATRIPRGINERRLREKKQRSDTKRGRTGRDWG